The Juglans regia cultivar Chandler chromosome 10, Walnut 2.0, whole genome shotgun sequence genome includes the window ttgtcccaaaatatgttttttagggatgaaatttaaatttcgttccAAAAAATTGACGGATATCATCATCcgttcaaacataaaattttgtgtttgaacggaatattttgggacaaaaaaattgtttctaatAGAAATTTCATTCGAACGTGTACCTAATTGTTCgatcttaaatttaataaacCTTCAAACGGTTATTTGGAACCCTCGAACGTTAAATTGGTGGGTAAAGTTATCAAATTTAGCGAGAATTTGAGTAGCCGTTCGAAGTGTATTTAGATGTTTGAACACGAAGGAGTTATCGTTCTAACATATAAAGTTAACACGAATTTGAGTAGCCGTTCGAACGACCATTGAATGGTTTGAACGGAGATCCTGGCAGGTTAGATGAATAAATGTTTGGCTGGAGTAGAAAATATGTTCAAATGATTCTACAGTACATTCGAACAGCGGCatgatttttacaaattttaattgcaaataaataccttattaattagttttaggtaaatatttagtttttataaaaatataaaaatatatattatatttatataaatataccGTGCCCAATCCATAAACCATGCCCGATCCATGCTAACCTCAGTGTTGTGCAGCCGTGGATCAATGTTGTTGCCTATTATTATGTTCAGGATCTCGAAAAACCTGAATAAGTCAGCCTATTTGATGCTCTTGGTCCCATTATAGGAAGGAGCATCTAGATCCACAATCAACTAACGAACCTCATTTTCAGCAAGGCCATCGAACTCATCTACTACATCAGTGTCCTCTTTCTCAACAGTCTCCCCATCGCCTGCATGTGTAGACTCCCTAGGCACCACGCTCGGATATGCAATGGGTAGTTGAGAGATATGAAGAAAATCGACGACTACATCCACTAAGAATCTAACTTATACGCCCTGAATGGAGAAGGTGTATGCGTCATCATCCTCGCCGGCACCTCCAAGTTCTCTATAGAAGTCAGATACGATATCGATGTGGGCAATGATCTTATCCCTCCTTCCTTCTGGTCGATGATTGGTGTCCAACCATGATTGAGAAAGACAAACGCCAAAAAAAGACCCTCCCGTAGAAGATCTTTAAAGACCCCGATCTTCACCTGACGCTCCAGCAAATTAGTCATCTCTCGAACTTCTTCGCTGGAGGGCTGCCCTTACTTGCCCAGCTTCCTTCCCCTAGAAGCCATTGTAATGGGgttgaaatttagaaaataaaattaagaacaacaattataaaatataataaatgaaaattagataaaataattatatctgaCTAAAacactatatattacattatctatttttctctacagcaaaaattaaaatatgatgtgtaTTGTTCGAACATGTCATTACACGTTCAAACAAATATTGCTATTGGttcgaaattaaaatttatcgTTCAAATGGTATACACATTTTGGTTCGAATGGTAAAGTAAACAGATCGAATGCTTCATTTACATACGTTCGAATGGTTCATGGACGTTTGAACGATAACTGGGTTGAGCTCAGCAATGGataagtcgactcagccattgcTAAAACTGAAAGGAATTGGTGGATTCCTTTTGTTCTTCCACAAATCACAACAATACAAGGCCGGGATGAGCATAGAGGCATCTAGGCCTTTTTTCCAGCCACCTACGGTGGCTAAATgttgttatgaaaaaaattcaaaacgtATGTTCAACTCCATTTATACCAAAATACTAACCTATTTACATGTACCATAACATCAAATCGAAGGCTATATGACATACCTATTGCGGGTTCGAGATTGGTGGTTGAAGGTGGTGTGTGGTAGCTCTCTTGTTGGGTGAGGCGGAGAGGAAATTGGAAACGTTCAAACATTGCTAGGTCTGACCCCCATAACCTATTATACCCTCAATAGCGTTTGAACGTGTATTTGTACATCCAAACatcttctaaaaataatttacccGTACACTTATCACTTTCAAACAGgccaaaaaaatttaattagttattcttatatattatatagtagttATAAACTACATATATAGTAgtatgttatatgttatatatattatactagttatactatactaataatataattatagacttatatatactatatatatatggtatatataagtagtatactatatatatacactatatattagtaataccaCATAGTAATGCCAACACTGCTAGAGCATTAGAGGAAGCAAAGTCATAGATCGAGGAATTGAGGATAAACCAGTATGAGTTAGTGGCCCAACGAGTTGACTTGGAGATGCAAATGAAACAGCAAGAAGGGCAACAAGTAGCGTTCAGGTGAgaaatgcaactccaaatgcagatgcttatgcaacaattcaggcctCTAGAcaactaatttattttatagataagatTTTAAACTGTCAACTTTTGTATTATGAaaactactattttatttagttgGTTTGCAtttatgagattacttttatgtttGTTGAACATGTACTAATGTATTTTAAGATGTTATTTAtgtgtattttgatttttattaatgggttgaaaaaaaatattatactatttgAACACAAAAAAGCCGTTCAAATAGTTAATAAGCGCCAACCATTCGAATGGTGTAATAAAGATATTCGAACGTAATGCGTAAACTGCGTTCGAACAACCATCGGGCAAATCGAACATTATATAACCGTTCGAATAATACACTAAGCGTTAGAACgaatttgaatagtaaaatattcgAACGTCAAAAGTGAAGTTCGAACTTTCAACtatctacgttcgaacgttaatctctttattttgaacattcaactatatacgttcaaacattatataacgttcgaacttaaattacGACGTTCGAACCGAAGTTATTCAATCAAACAAATAATCTAACCCATTCAAACTTCTTCATCGTTTGAACGTGTAAATTTTTACTGTTCTACCAACTTTCGggaatgaaataaaatcatcccaaaaaaaatttccgTTCGAATACTATCAAACAGTTTTCTctaatttcgtctcaaaaaaccTTCTGAGACATTGATATTGGAACAAATTTGTGATGCTGtgtttttgtcccaaaaactacTTTGAGACGAAATAGTttctttttgagacaaaaattttcgtcccaagaGAGACATTTACATTTACATTAATATTATCACACAATCTTCTAGATATATGCCTTTCcactctaatttaaaattttattgattaattcCGGAAATACACAAACTTGAGCTATAAGTTTGCTCTCACATATTTACAGCCCAACCTAACTCTACTCAACTAATAAGACTGTGCTCGATGTTAAGATGattacatatgataaaaatagtgaataaaaataataaataatttgtgaataattctaaaataatctgAAGTGATCTCACTAACCAAAtgtaatctaaatttataaatttttattaattacgtgatattcacataattttaaaaaattttaaaataaatctcataaaaattattgtctatatcataaattaataaaatttaatacagcgtatcagattgtaaaatttattttattttacaataaaattgaTCTGAGTTAATATATTGAAGCACGTCAATTTATATTACTTTTAGAATCGTTTTGTAAAACTAAACTCTCAAAATATATGCTTATTATATAATCAAATGATAaatgtcaaattttaaaactttttgaacgaatttccttaattttcccgttataaatattttactctGCGGCTCTTGCTCTCTCTGTAGAGGGTAATTGTAtccctctctcttcattttctttcttcctctgcttcttattttttctctccGGTCTCTCTCGCTTCTTCTTTGCTTCTCACCCCACCCCCCTCAGTTTACTTTCCTATCATGAATGACTATCCTCTTCCATCTTACATGCAACCAATTCAATAACCCAATCAAGTGAGGGTTTATCATCCTCAAAAGTAATTACGGTCGGGAACCAGGAGAGCTCCGTCACCCACAAAATTACCGCAGATCCTTTCTGATCTTCAACCGGATCTAAGCCAGAGATTCAACCTTAACAACAAGCAACGGGAAATATTTGCAAACCATCGGAAGTCCCTTTGGTCTTGTCTGGGCAACCAAATACTTTTTAAGGCCAGAACCATCGGAAGTCTCTGTGGCCTTGTCTCGGTAGTTTCTTTTATCCTTTTCCAATTCAATTCTTGAATCCTCTCGGTCCCACGGAGCCCCATgccccgtctctctctctctctctctctctctctagcatgCTCTGGTTTTCCTCTTCCCCTAACCTTTTGCAAAGCACTGCAACGttatcaataattatatatatattttaccatTGATGAGTACGatctcattttttgttttgtagttGTTTGTTTTGTCGCGGATCCAATGGTGAGACGTTTCTCGAGAAACACCAGACTCGAGAACCATTCTGACGAACCACTGAAGGTTGTTGCGACAGTGGATAGGACGTTTGTAAAGGATGTCGCATTTCCAATAATCCAACCGCGTGAGCACGGGTACATCTGCTACGCCGATTTGGGGATAGAATACAATGGTGGGCGCCTAGTAGAAGTGCTTTTTTACCTCGGAGATCGGCAGACGAAACCAATATTGACATCGCAAATAAGGGaccatgagaaaataatattcttcaaaCACGATGATGGAACCATCGACCACGATCTTATCAAGGGAAGTATGGTCAACATGAACGGgtaattccttttattttataacttgtacaGATGGGAGACCTAATAAAATAATCGGAGGTGGAATTTTGATTGACAGAGATGCtttgtttttctccttttttctttcattggtTTACTTGCTCTGTTATGTTTTGAGTTACAGGATAGTTATCTCGATGAAAGGCGCGGTGAAAAAGATCAAGTCATTGCTACGGTTTCGAATACCCCTCGGTGTGATTGAAGTGGATGACGACGACAAGCATTCTCCGAGAGTTCTTTAGCTTCGCGAGGGACTAATCTGTGTGTTTGTAACAGATTCATGGGAAGAGTGATTGTCATCGAATGTTTCACTTTACATTATTgagaaatacaaaaagaaacTTTCACTTTACATTATTTGTT containing:
- the LOC109021754 gene encoding uncharacterized protein LOC109021754, with amino-acid sequence MVRRFSRNTRLENHSDEPLKVVATVDRTFVKDVAFPIIQPREHGYICYADLGIEYNGGRLVEVLFYLGDRQTKPILTSQIRDHEKIIFFKHDDGTIDHDLIKGSMVNMNGIVISMKGAVKKIKSLLRFRIPLGVIEVDDDDKHSPRVL